The following coding sequences lie in one Cannabis sativa cultivar Pink pepper isolate KNU-18-1 chromosome 5, ASM2916894v1, whole genome shotgun sequence genomic window:
- the LOC115717493 gene encoding uncharacterized protein LOC115717493 has protein sequence MAKKKRQVRKPINKVERAGDRPVSPAEDDCDSTGKGSEVFKEAVDDLGEELGQTEIRFSPGLPDFHTPQVSSSWAKEVELEQGGNGGQELFQESAKSLWQSFAKEKVTSRDSKLSFTEPLFQDGVKIAQVDVEEVREQSESWNSAVICMILGANPPLTVFEGFLKRVWGHLGIVQIARMSKGLVMVKFQDEVTRDEVLEAGVLQFDRKPVIVRPWTTDLNAVKLVRSVPLWIRLHDLGLQYWGNKSLSALVSTIGKPIMVDQHTKDRTRIQFARILVEMDISDSPPRSFQFLNEYGQLIEQRIDYEWLPVKCKNCLGFGHIMADCRRDEMKKKLTSKDKPKPGFAQQQVTDVVSNSVSEPENKLDESTQVQTKAEVNGQGVWHKPKKTIQGNIKKNLTGNDELQQQQVVMNSFSALQQGSREEANLDHEQEGHKISTQLPHG, from the coding sequence ATGGCGAAGAAGAAGAGGCAAGTTCGAAAGCCTATCAATAAGGTTGAAAGAGCTGGTGACCGACCTGTTTCTCCAGCAGAGGATGATTGCGATTCGACTGGGAAGGGTTCTGAGGTTTTCAAGGAAGCCGTCGACGATTTGGGCGAGGAATTAGGTCAGACCGAGATTCGTTTTTCACCTGGACTACCGGATTTTCATACTCCTCAGGTCAGTTCGAGCTGGGCTAAAGAAGTGGAATTGGAACAGGGTGGTAATGGTGGTCAGGAGTTGTTTCAAGAGTCTGCCAAGAGCCTGTGGCAATCTTTTGCTAAAGAAAAGGTAACCTCCCGTGATTCAAAACTCTCTTTTACTGAACCTTTATTTCAAGATGGTGTAAAAATTGCACAAGTTGATGTTGAGGAAGTTAGGGAACAATCTGAATCATGGAATTCGGCTGTGATTTGTATGATACTGGGTGCTAATCCCCCATTAACAGTTTTTGAAGGTTTTCTAAAAAGAGTTTGGGGTCATCTTGGGATAGTTCAGATTGCTAGGATGTCAAAGGGGCTGGTTATGGTGAAATTTCAAGATGAGGTGACTAGGGATGAGGTTCTAGAAGCAGGTGTTTTGCAATTTGATAGGAAACCAGTCATTGTTCGACCTTGGACAACTGATTTGAATGCAGTTAAGTTAGTGAGGTCTGTTCCTTTATGGATTCGGCTACATGATTTGGGGCTCCAATATTGGGGAAACAAGAGCCTTAGTGCTTTGGTTAGTACGATTGGAAAACCTATCATGGTAGACCAACATACTAAGGATCGCACTAGGATTCAATTTGCTCGTATTTTGGTTGAGATGGATATTTCGGACTCTCCTCCGAGGTCATTTCAGTTTCTTAATGAATATGGCCAGCTTATTGAACAAAGAATTGATTACGAATGGTTACCTGTCAAATGTAAAAACTGTTTGGGGTTCGGTCATATAATGGCGGATTGTCGTAGGGATGAGATGAAGAAGAAGTTGACTTCTAAGGATAAACCGAAACCAGGTTTTGCTCAGCAGCAGGTTACTGATGTGGTTTCTAATTCGGTTTCTGAACCTGAGAACAAGTTGGATGAATCCACACAGGTGCAAACTAAAGCTGAAGTTAATGGTCAGGGGGTTTGGCATAAACCCAAGAAGACTATTCAgggaaatattaagaaaaatctGACTGGTAATGATGAATTACAGCAGCAGCAGGTAGTTATGAATTCTTTTAGTGCTTTACAACAAGGCAGTAGGGAGGAAGCTAATCTAGATCATGAGCAAGAAGGGCACAAGATTTCTACTCAATTACCCCATGGATAG